The following proteins are co-located in the Halarcobacter sp. genome:
- the trmB gene encoding tRNA (guanosine(46)-N7)-methyltransferase TrmB, with product MPHIVFDKYKKELVTPSKFNNISFDFVAKSYNFTQKKRNPEYKIAVTNNNKEFFLTLKSKDESLLLKADKVTRVTPVQIVKDAINSYAETVEANVVFSNTQNFNQKVKPDQENLKDIDFFVNDFQTDKEIQIEIGFGSGRHLLHQAKENPDIQFIGLEIHTPSIEQLLKQLTIQKIENVLVVNYDARLFMEFINSNKVGRIFVHFPVPWDKKPHRRIYSNAFINEALRVLKIGGTLELRTDSRKYFDYCTELLTNLPKGKIEIDINKDLKVSSKYEDRWKKQGKHIYDVTLYCDNLDEDISLEYDFSFNKEIEFSKIIKNICTKAIVEEDYFIHIEDIFIIEDKRDSGLIQVTYGSFDRPLNKYILIDEKKAKYFQDTPLPTSANIKAHNKLKEILQDD from the coding sequence ATGCCGCATATAGTTTTTGATAAATATAAAAAAGAATTAGTAACGCCATCAAAATTCAATAATATCTCTTTTGATTTTGTTGCAAAGTCTTACAACTTTACACAAAAGAAAAGAAATCCAGAATATAAAATAGCAGTTACAAACAATAATAAAGAGTTTTTCCTAACTCTTAAATCAAAAGATGAGAGTTTACTTTTAAAAGCAGATAAAGTCACAAGAGTTACTCCTGTACAGATTGTTAAAGATGCAATAAATTCTTATGCAGAGACAGTAGAGGCTAACGTAGTTTTTAGTAATACTCAAAACTTTAATCAAAAAGTTAAACCTGACCAAGAAAACTTAAAAGATATTGATTTTTTCGTTAATGACTTTCAAACAGATAAAGAGATACAAATTGAGATTGGTTTTGGTAGTGGACGACATCTTTTACATCAAGCAAAAGAGAATCCAGATATTCAGTTTATTGGATTAGAGATTCATACACCATCAATTGAACAACTATTAAAACAATTAACTATACAAAAAATAGAAAATGTTTTAGTTGTAAATTATGATGCAAGACTTTTTATGGAATTTATCAATTCAAATAAAGTTGGAAGAATATTTGTACATTTTCCTGTACCTTGGGATAAAAAACCACATAGAAGAATATATTCTAATGCTTTTATAAATGAGGCTTTAAGGGTATTAAAAATTGGTGGGACTTTAGAATTAAGAACAGATAGTAGAAAATATTTTGATTATTGTACTGAACTTTTAACTAACCTTCCTAAAGGTAAAATAGAAATTGATATAAACAAAGATTTAAAAGTTTCAAGTAAATATGAAGATAGATGGAAAAAGCAAGGAAAACATATTTATGATGTAACTCTTTATTGTGATAATTTAGATGAAGATATTAGTCTTGAGTATGATTTTAGTTTTAATAAAGAGATTGAGTTTTCTAAAATAATCAAAAATATTTGTACAAAGGCAATAGTCGAAGAGGATTACTTTATACATATTGAAGATATTTTTATTATTGAAGATAAAAGAGATTCGGGACTTATTCAGGTTACCTATGGAAGTTTTGACAGACCTTTAAATAAATATATTTTAATAGATGAGAAAAAAGCTAAATATTTTCAGGATACACCTCTACCTACAAGTGCAAATATAAAAGCTCACAATAAATTAAAAGAGATATTGCAAGATGATTGA
- the speB gene encoding agmatinase produces MEAQLSCFIGFEDSFEESKAVLFGAPFDGTTSFKPGARFAPSAMREDSWGLESYSPYLDKDLEDIKLFDYGNLELPFGDKKNALRMIQEKTQEIIDAGKIPIMIGGEHLVSLAPVKALSKKYKDLNIIHFDAHTDLREDYLGEALSHATVIRRIYDQVGDGNVNQFCIRSGLKEEFEWAKKHTHLEKFTYNTLESCVRRIKDKPVYITIDLDVFDPAVFPGTGTPEPGGINFHHMMEIISILSRLENVVGMDVVELSPKYDASGVSTAVACKTLRELVLATVK; encoded by the coding sequence GTGGAAGCTCAATTATCTTGTTTTATTGGTTTTGAGGATAGTTTTGAAGAATCAAAAGCTGTTCTATTTGGAGCACCTTTTGATGGAACAACATCATTTAAACCGGGAGCTAGATTTGCACCTAGTGCCATGAGGGAAGATTCATGGGGTTTAGAAAGTTATAGCCCATATCTTGATAAGGATTTAGAAGATATAAAACTGTTTGATTATGGTAATTTAGAACTCCCTTTTGGGGATAAGAAAAATGCCCTTAGAATGATTCAAGAAAAAACTCAAGAGATAATTGATGCAGGAAAAATTCCAATTATGATAGGTGGAGAACACCTAGTTTCACTAGCCCCTGTAAAAGCACTAAGTAAAAAATATAAAGATTTAAACATAATTCACTTTGATGCACATACAGATTTAAGAGAAGACTATTTAGGTGAAGCATTAAGTCATGCTACAGTAATCAGAAGAATATATGACCAAGTAGGTGATGGAAATGTAAATCAATTTTGTATAAGAAGTGGACTAAAAGAGGAGTTTGAATGGGCAAAAAAACATACTCACTTAGAAAAGTTTACATACAACACTTTAGAATCATGTGTTAGAAGAATAAAAGACAAACCAGTATATATAACAATAGATTTAGACGTATTTGATCCAGCAGTATTCCCAGGAACAGGAACACCAGAACCAGGTGGAATAAATTTTCACCATATGATGGAGATAATCTCTATATTAAGTAGACTTGAAAATGTAGTAGGGATGGATGTGGTAGAGCTAAGTCCAAAATATGATGCGAGTGGGGTTTCTACAGCTGTTGCTTGTAAGACTTTAAGGGAGCTTGTTTTGGCTACTGTTAAATAG
- a CDS encoding cell division protein FtsX, which yields MKFLKNTFAFIIPLTAMLISFIIYIFATNILNNYKKTIADDYSIVIITNTPLIKENISQLANIKVDKIITLQNDKIIKNISSSLSSTSVDLLKRKLPHFYKIKLEVFPTTSELDSIKNELYENKNIRKVEIFSKNHNSIYLLLLLLSQISMILFSIITIFAIIMISKQIRIWFYEHHEKITILKLHGASILYSSATILKYAIFSSLISFFVVSAIFIYLVGNIGIILPDDLENIVLVTLTIEDSLMKIFLLSFGISILTIIGVLLKYKMKHD from the coding sequence ATGAAGTTTCTTAAAAACACTTTTGCTTTTATAATACCATTAACAGCGATGTTAATCTCTTTTATTATTTATATTTTTGCTACAAATATTCTTAATAACTATAAAAAAACAATTGCTGATGATTATTCAATTGTAATAATCACAAATACGCCTTTAATAAAAGAAAATATTAGCCAATTAGCTAATATAAAAGTTGATAAGATTATTACACTTCAAAATGATAAAATTATAAAAAATATAAGTTCAAGTTTATCTAGTACTTCAGTTGATTTATTAAAAAGAAAACTTCCACATTTTTATAAAATAAAACTAGAAGTTTTTCCAACAACAAGTGAATTAGATAGTATTAAAAATGAACTTTATGAAAATAAAAATATAAGAAAAGTAGAAATATTTTCTAAAAATCACAATAGTATCTATCTTCTGCTTCTTCTGCTTAGTCAAATAAGTATGATACTTTTTTCTATTATTACTATTTTTGCAATTATTATGATTTCAAAACAAATAAGAATTTGGTTTTATGAACATCATGAAAAAATTACAATTTTAAAGTTACATGGTGCCTCTATTTTGTATAGTTCTGCAACTATATTGAAATATGCTATATTTAGTTCTCTAATATCATTTTTTGTAGTTTCAGCAATTTTTATATATTTAGTTGGAAATATAGGAATTATATTACCTGATGATTTAGAAAACATTGTTTTAGTTACACTCACAATAGAAGATTCACTTATGAAGATATTTCTTCTATCGTTTGGTATTTCTATATTAACTATAATTGGTGTACTTTTAAAATATAAAATGAAACATGACTAA
- a CDS encoding RluA family pseudouridine synthase, giving the protein MYKNFIVLEANRLDKFLTLHIDASRNQIEQLIKKDFVKVDGKTISKPGIKLKPNQEVEVNFPEAVFENVKDEEFIKESLKDKKIDIIYEDDYILVVNKPYNLTVHDAPSVKDATLVDWLKLKNIALSTISGEERHGIVHRLDKGTSGVMVVAKTNEAHVNLSKQLEDKSMGRYYLAILDLPLKDNIIIEKPIARNPNNRLKMAIVENGKNAKSAFAKIETSNNEKSELIACKLFTGRTHQIRVHLSSINRHILGDNLYGFKGELNKINRFYLHAYILYLIHPITNEKMSFKAKLSDDMHQYLINNFDMEKINDKIDETNIISNFDFIS; this is encoded by the coding sequence ATGTATAAAAATTTTATTGTTTTAGAAGCAAATAGATTAGATAAATTTTTAACTTTACATATTGATGCTTCAAGAAATCAAATTGAACAACTTATTAAAAAAGATTTTGTAAAAGTTGATGGCAAAACTATATCAAAACCAGGTATTAAATTAAAACCAAATCAAGAGGTTGAAGTAAATTTTCCTGAAGCTGTTTTTGAAAATGTAAAAGATGAAGAGTTTATAAAAGAATCATTAAAAGATAAAAAGATAGATATTATCTATGAAGATGACTATATATTAGTGGTAAATAAACCATATAATTTAACAGTGCATGATGCCCCAAGTGTCAAAGATGCTACCCTAGTTGATTGGCTAAAACTCAAGAATATAGCTTTATCAACAATTAGTGGAGAAGAGAGACATGGTATTGTTCATAGACTAGATAAAGGTACTAGTGGAGTGATGGTTGTAGCAAAAACAAATGAAGCTCATGTAAATCTTTCAAAACAACTTGAAGATAAAAGTATGGGAAGATATTATCTAGCGATACTTGATTTACCTCTCAAAGATAATATAATAATTGAAAAACCAATTGCAAGAAACCCTAACAATAGATTAAAAATGGCAATAGTTGAAAATGGCAAAAATGCAAAATCTGCCTTTGCAAAAATTGAGACTTCAAATAATGAAAAAAGTGAGTTAATCGCTTGTAAACTTTTCACAGGAAGAACTCATCAAATAAGAGTTCATCTAAGTTCGATAAATAGGCATATATTAGGGGATAATTTATATGGATTTAAGGGCGAATTAAATAAAATAAATAGATTTTATTTGCATGCATATATTTTATACTTAATTCACCCAATTACAAATGAAAAAATGAGCTTCAAAGCTAAGCTTAGTGATGATATGCATCAATACCTAATAAATAATTTTGATATGGAGAAGATTAATGACAAAATTGATGAAACTAACATCATTAGCAACTTTGATTTTATTAGTTAG
- a CDS encoding peptidoglycan DD-metalloendopeptidase family protein, which produces MTKFLFIFILIISFLDASTKTIDKKIEKNKQILEKNKSKQEKADIQVKILAKQISNQNQELSKLEKVIDIVNNDIKKHQSQLEDAKKSLGNLQEDSKSLMKKREDNEKQIIKVIIDDFSSSIALKLAGESNLKELVDSEIYSILSQNSKDEILKLNNSYELITQNKKENQKRIKKISAYIEDRKKKKNELNILKKKYSKSLVSLEKKHKEYQAELKKTVQKQESLKDLLGRLNILKKEELEKERKARIAKARRLAKQKKKKRKSSSKKDYTLDEEARNSKYANDIDIDVRMIGSSTSGIKMTKYRGRKTIAPLDSFNVVKKFGKYFDPVYKIELFNESIVLKTKKPQAKVKAIFNGKIVYAKKDAGMLENVVIIQHKDGLHTIYSHLDQISPSLKVGRWIKKGYVVGRVNDTLTFQATKNEKHVNPKDLFRI; this is translated from the coding sequence ATGACTAAATTTTTATTTATTTTTATTTTAATTATCTCTTTTTTAGATGCATCTACTAAAACTATTGATAAAAAAATTGAAAAAAATAAACAAATATTGGAAAAAAATAAAAGTAAACAAGAAAAAGCAGATATTCAAGTTAAAATATTAGCAAAACAAATCTCTAATCAAAATCAAGAATTAAGTAAATTAGAAAAAGTTATTGATATTGTAAATAATGATATTAAAAAACATCAATCACAATTAGAAGATGCTAAAAAATCTTTAGGCAATCTACAAGAAGATTCAAAATCTTTAATGAAAAAAAGAGAAGATAATGAAAAACAAATCATAAAAGTTATAATAGATGATTTTTCCTCTTCTATTGCACTTAAACTTGCAGGGGAAAGTAATCTTAAAGAATTAGTAGATTCAGAAATATATTCAATACTTTCACAAAACTCAAAAGATGAAATACTTAAACTAAATAATAGCTATGAGCTTATTACACAAAATAAAAAAGAAAATCAAAAACGTATTAAAAAAATATCTGCATATATTGAAGATAGGAAAAAGAAAAAAAATGAACTAAATATTTTAAAAAAGAAATACTCTAAATCTTTAGTTAGCCTAGAAAAAAAACATAAAGAATACCAAGCTGAATTAAAAAAGACTGTACAAAAACAAGAATCTCTAAAAGACCTTTTAGGTAGACTTAATATCTTAAAAAAAGAAGAATTAGAAAAAGAAAGAAAAGCTAGAATAGCAAAAGCTAGAAGACTTGCAAAACAAAAAAAGAAAAAAAGAAAAAGTTCTTCAAAAAAAGATTATACTTTAGATGAAGAGGCTAGAAATAGTAAATATGCAAATGACATTGATATAGATGTTAGAATGATTGGTTCATCAACTTCTGGTATAAAAATGACAAAATATAGAGGAAGAAAAACAATCGCACCTTTAGATTCATTTAATGTAGTTAAAAAGTTTGGTAAATATTTTGATCCTGTATATAAGATTGAGCTTTTTAATGAGTCAATTGTATTAAAAACAAAAAAACCCCAGGCAAAAGTAAAAGCAATATTTAATGGTAAAATAGTATATGCAAAGAAAGATGCTGGTATGCTAGAAAATGTAGTGATAATCCAGCATAAAGATGGATTACACACAATATACTCACATTTAGATCAAATATCACCATCTTTAAAAGTTGGTCGTTGGATAAAAAAAGGTTATGTTGTAGGAAGAGTAAATGATACACTTACTTTTCAAGCTACAAAAAATGAAAAACACGTAAATCCTAAAGACTTATTTAGAATATAA
- a CDS encoding FtsW/RodA/SpoVE family cell cycle protein produces MRLFDKRIISHFDYLLIIFILPLVLLSYNLISETNTTLANKQLIYFSISLIAFIVVFILPIRRNIRIIPLLYWIGIFLLLAVEFWGVTKLGAKRWLSLPLMSMTIQPSELFKPVFILMLGHLIQNRQPEESGYNFKDFVYFSFFILLPFFLIAKEPDLGTALVLLLVGYGILFIIGVNWKIWAGIFLVIGLASPLIYTYMIKDYQKKRIKDFLSEKPSYQVQQSIIAIGNGGLLGKDAEDATQSQLKFLPIATSDFIFAYFVERYGFLGAFGLIVIYALLILHLLSLNYYFKDDFVIRSFASGLGLLIFLNMSVNILMVIGYAPVVGLPLPMFSYGGSSFINFIVLFAILENLLAFRFMDMYSFERRL; encoded by the coding sequence ATGCGTTTATTTGATAAAAGAATTATATCTCATTTTGATTATTTACTTATTATATTTATACTACCTTTGGTATTACTTTCATATAATTTGATTAGTGAAACTAATACTACCCTTGCAAATAAACAATTAATATATTTCTCAATATCACTTATAGCTTTTATTGTTGTTTTTATCTTGCCTATTAGAAGAAATATAAGAATAATACCTTTACTTTATTGGATTGGTATTTTTTTACTTTTAGCTGTAGAGTTTTGGGGCGTTACTAAACTTGGAGCAAAAAGATGGTTAAGTCTTCCTTTGATGAGCATGACAATACAACCAAGTGAACTATTTAAACCAGTATTTATACTTATGTTAGGGCATCTAATACAAAATAGACAACCTGAGGAGAGTGGATATAACTTTAAAGATTTTGTTTATTTTTCTTTTTTTATCCTTTTACCATTTTTTCTTATAGCAAAAGAGCCTGATTTAGGTACAGCTTTAGTTTTATTATTAGTTGGATATGGAATTTTATTTATTATTGGAGTAAATTGGAAAATTTGGGCAGGTATATTTTTAGTAATAGGACTTGCTTCACCTTTGATTTATACCTATATGATAAAAGATTATCAGAAAAAAAGGATAAAAGACTTTTTATCAGAAAAACCAAGTTATCAAGTACAACAATCAATTATTGCAATTGGAAATGGTGGATTGTTAGGTAAAGATGCAGAAGATGCAACCCAATCACAATTAAAATTTTTACCTATTGCAACAAGTGATTTTATTTTTGCTTATTTTGTAGAAAGATATGGATTTTTAGGAGCATTTGGATTAATTGTAATATATGCTTTATTGATTTTACACCTCTTGTCCTTGAATTATTATTTTAAAGATGATTTTGTAATACGTAGTTTTGCCTCCGGATTAGGACTATTGATTTTTCTAAATATGAGTGTAAATATTTTGATGGTGATTGGTTATGCACCTGTTGTAGGCTTGCCTTTACCGATGTTTTCATATGGTGGAAGTTCTTTTATAAATTTTATAGTACTATTTGCTATTTTAGAAAATCTATTAGCTTTTAGATTTATGGATATGTATAGTTTTGAGAGGAGATTATAA
- a CDS encoding ABC transporter ATP-binding protein, translating to MIEAKNIYLSYDENKYIIKKGNFSVKEREFIFIGGTSGSGKSTLLKSFYGEIPLKHGSLNIAGQEVFGIKGKPLRRLRKDIGIIFQDYKLIKEWTIEENIMIPLKINGYSSDVSKEQAIKLLTHVKLAHRQGYYPNELSGGEQQRVAVARALAHNPKIIIADEPTGNLDDYSAEVVWNLLKGANEQLGITVVVVTHRVPKNFGIRFKQLSIEDGIIYEVS from the coding sequence ATGATTGAAGCTAAAAATATATATCTCTCTTATGATGAAAATAAATACATTATAAAAAAAGGTAATTTTTCAGTAAAAGAAAGAGAGTTTATATTTATTGGTGGGACAAGTGGTAGTGGTAAATCTACGCTTTTAAAATCATTTTATGGAGAGATTCCTTTAAAACATGGAAGTTTAAATATAGCTGGACAAGAGGTATTTGGAATAAAAGGAAAACCTCTTAGACGTTTAAGAAAAGATATTGGAATTATTTTTCAAGATTATAAACTTATAAAAGAGTGGACAATTGAAGAAAATATTATGATTCCTCTTAAAATCAATGGATATTCAAGTGATGTTTCAAAAGAACAAGCAATTAAACTTCTAACCCACGTAAAATTAGCCCATAGACAAGGGTATTATCCAAATGAACTAAGTGGTGGAGAGCAACAAAGAGTTGCAGTGGCACGTGCACTAGCTCATAATCCAAAAATCATAATTGCTGATGAACCAACAGGGAACCTTGATGATTATTCAGCTGAAGTGGTATGGAATCTTTTAAAAGGTGCAAATGAACAGTTGGGTATTACAGTTGTTGTTGTAACCCATAGAGTTCCTAAAAACTTTGGTATTAGATTTAAACAACTCTCTATAGAAGATGGTATTATTTATGAAGTTTCTTAA